In Hydrogenovibrio thermophilus, the following are encoded in one genomic region:
- the traF gene encoding conjugal transfer protein TraF produces the protein MIKRTPLAGAILMATAMSVQAAPSSYTPIASNIGYGDASNPNTLYSPLANPANNALTAADMEGSRFGLGATVQIQAEFDGLEGSKDFLDDKIKPILDKGTYTPQDAIDLQNLTNEFLTKYNHGNFSTIAGATVPLVVKHSFLGGGLSFDYTRQVGAKGYVIKQNDVSAYDNGGNLAISSGDAALGVGYKQLDEFAVSYGFDVLKSDSGALSLGITARYLNLMSNVKLVDFSEIADDNLGNSSKNTDDYIKDIDSGSSDSNFTADIGLNWTGQNYMIGVVGMNLTSPKFDINNKSAAATSASFSSYIDSKFELKPQYRIGAQIFSQNRKWTLAGSYDLNKANDLNNEDTQWWTTSVSYATNSAWYIPDVRLGLRGNMVGTEYTYGTAGLTFGFLTLDVASTTTDFSGISDKQKDAGAMASVGVEFDF, from the coding sequence ATGATCAAGCGTACCCCTCTGGCCGGCGCCATTCTGATGGCCACGGCGATGTCGGTTCAGGCCGCACCGAGTTCTTATACCCCAATTGCGTCCAATATCGGCTATGGTGATGCCTCCAACCCGAACACCCTTTACAGCCCATTGGCCAACCCGGCCAATAATGCGCTGACCGCGGCGGACATGGAAGGCTCTCGTTTCGGTTTGGGTGCCACGGTTCAAATTCAAGCGGAATTCGACGGCCTTGAAGGTTCCAAGGATTTCCTGGATGACAAGATTAAACCCATCCTGGATAAAGGAACTTATACTCCTCAAGATGCCATCGATCTTCAGAACCTGACCAATGAATTTTTAACCAAATACAACCACGGTAATTTCAGCACCATCGCTGGTGCCACCGTACCCTTAGTGGTCAAACACAGCTTTTTGGGCGGCGGCCTGTCCTTTGACTACACCCGTCAAGTCGGGGCCAAAGGCTACGTCATCAAACAAAATGACGTTTCCGCTTACGATAATGGCGGTAACTTAGCCATCTCCTCAGGCGATGCCGCTTTGGGTGTCGGCTATAAACAACTGGATGAATTCGCTGTCAGTTACGGTTTTGATGTATTGAAATCCGACAGTGGCGCCCTGTCACTCGGTATCACCGCCCGTTATTTGAACTTGATGTCCAATGTGAAACTGGTCGATTTCAGTGAAATTGCCGACGACAACCTGGGTAACAGCAGCAAAAATACCGACGACTACATTAAGGACATCGATTCCGGTTCCAGCGACAGCAACTTCACCGCGGACATCGGACTTAACTGGACCGGGCAGAATTACATGATCGGGGTGGTCGGGATGAACCTGACATCGCCTAAATTCGATATCAACAACAAGTCTGCGGCCGCAACTTCCGCCAGCTTCAGCAGTTACATCGATTCCAAATTCGAATTGAAGCCACAATATCGTATCGGCGCGCAAATTTTCTCCCAGAACCGTAAATGGACCTTGGCCGGGAGTTACGATTTAAACAAAGCCAACGATTTGAATAACGAAGACACCCAATGGTGGACCACCAGTGTCAGCTACGCCACCAATTCCGCCTGGTATATTCCGGATGTCCGTTTGGGTCTGCGCGGTAATATGGTCGGCACCGAATACACTTACGGTACGGCCGGTTTAACCTTTGGCTTCCTGACATTGGACGTGGCCTCAACAACGACCGATTTCAGCGGCATTTCGGATAAACAGAAAGATGCCGGTGCCATGGCGTCAGTAGGCGTTGAATTCGACTTCTAA
- the yihA gene encoding ribosome biogenesis GTP-binding protein YihA/YsxC, with product MQHPLYQQASYLISAPNVNHCPEDSGFEVAFAGRSNAGKSSALNVITSQRGLAKTSKTPGRTQLINFFRCDDERKLVDLPGYGYAKVNVNTKRAWEQSLSEYIETRHALKGLILLVDSRMPPTEIDLTMLDWTLSLELPVHVLLTKSDKLKKGPAQNSLLKFKQLLKEQYPHATVQLFSSLKRQGLEQVWSKLDEWMEYERPVKSKAEPS from the coding sequence ATGCAGCACCCACTTTACCAACAAGCCAGTTATTTAATTTCTGCACCGAATGTTAACCATTGCCCGGAAGACAGTGGCTTTGAAGTAGCGTTTGCCGGTCGTTCCAATGCCGGTAAATCCAGCGCTTTGAATGTCATCACTTCCCAGCGAGGCTTGGCCAAAACCAGTAAAACGCCGGGGCGGACTCAGCTCATCAATTTTTTCCGGTGTGATGACGAACGCAAACTGGTGGATTTACCCGGTTATGGTTATGCCAAAGTGAATGTGAACACCAAACGGGCGTGGGAACAGAGCCTGTCTGAATACATTGAAACCCGTCATGCATTGAAAGGTCTGATTTTATTGGTGGATTCGCGGATGCCCCCGACGGAAATCGATTTGACGATGCTGGATTGGACCTTATCGTTGGAATTGCCGGTGCACGTGTTGCTCACCAAGAGTGATAAGTTGAAAAAAGGCCCGGCACAGAATAGCCTATTGAAATTCAAACAATTATTGAAAGAACAGTATCCGCATGCCACGGTCCAATTGTTTTCGTCTTTGAAACGTCAAGGGTTGGAGCAGGTCTGGTCGAAACTGGATGAATGGATGGAATACGAACGTCCGGTGAAATCCAAGGCCGAGCCGTCCTAA
- a CDS encoding cytochrome c biogenesis protein ResB, producing the protein MNLAVTLLMMLAIASVIGTVLQQNQAFQDYIIKFGPFWTQVFNQLGLFHVYGAAWFILVLLFLLVSTAVCVSRNGPSFIKDMKQYSETLSLNAYKHQPHNLTYTPEHFDTETAEAVLKEQGFKTKIHQRDDGVTVAGLKGRWNRLGYIFTHVSIIIICIGALFDSNLMLKYRELTGQLAPETRSVPLSQIPQKSWVGPENFSFRGTVNIAEGQKSDVLFLPYERGFLVQKLPFTLEVKDFRIEYYDTGMPKSFESDLILTAPDLDEPIEKTIAVNHPLFYKNYAIYQSSFGDGGSLLKLEVHPLLAPENKPLILDTAVDKVEPLKTPIGTFRVELNDFKMFNIVPATEEEKAKTGKKMHNNGPSIIFKVRNDQGKAWEYENYMQPSLQDDRWFFMTGMRTSQAEPFRYLFIPADEKRGKERFFNFLALINNKTETTKVLENAFPKLDGIDERTYELQIRLLNQLMVLFRQKGFSGITQFVQQNVPEKDREKVEEYYINQTSIALQTLYLSILEKEDVKELADISDFNKQWFEDAITVINSLPSYGPPLFFDLASFKQIESTGLQITKSPGKDIVYFGSALLIIGVFFLFYVRQKRIWLVYSETDKKLTIAGKDTKELPEVAKEFEHVVQAVQSKLQVKS; encoded by the coding sequence ATGAACCTGGCGGTCACCCTGCTGATGATGTTGGCGATTGCGTCCGTTATCGGGACGGTTCTGCAACAAAACCAAGCCTTTCAGGACTACATCATCAAATTCGGCCCTTTCTGGACCCAGGTGTTCAATCAGCTCGGCCTGTTCCATGTTTACGGTGCCGCCTGGTTTATTTTGGTCCTGTTGTTCTTGCTGGTCTCGACCGCCGTTTGCGTCAGCCGTAACGGGCCTTCGTTCATTAAAGACATGAAGCAATACAGCGAAACGCTGTCGTTAAACGCCTATAAACACCAACCGCATAACCTCACCTATACGCCGGAACATTTTGACACCGAAACCGCAGAAGCGGTCTTGAAAGAACAAGGCTTCAAAACCAAAATCCATCAACGCGACGACGGTGTTACCGTTGCCGGTCTGAAAGGCCGATGGAACCGTCTCGGCTACATTTTCACCCACGTTTCCATCATCATTATCTGTATCGGCGCCCTGTTCGACAGCAACTTGATGTTGAAATACCGTGAACTGACCGGTCAATTGGCTCCGGAAACCCGTTCGGTGCCACTGAGTCAAATTCCGCAGAAATCCTGGGTCGGACCGGAAAACTTCTCGTTCCGCGGCACCGTCAACATCGCCGAAGGCCAAAAATCGGATGTGCTTTTCTTACCGTACGAACGCGGTTTTCTGGTGCAAAAACTGCCTTTCACTCTGGAAGTGAAAGATTTCCGAATTGAATATTACGACACGGGTATGCCGAAATCCTTTGAATCGGATTTAATTTTGACGGCACCGGATCTGGATGAACCGATTGAAAAAACCATTGCCGTCAACCACCCGCTGTTCTATAAAAATTACGCCATCTACCAATCGTCATTTGGCGACGGCGGCAGTCTATTGAAATTGGAAGTCCATCCATTGTTGGCGCCGGAAAACAAACCATTGATTCTGGATACGGCCGTCGACAAAGTGGAACCGTTGAAAACGCCGATCGGCACTTTCCGAGTCGAATTGAACGATTTCAAGATGTTCAATATCGTCCCGGCCACCGAAGAAGAAAAAGCCAAAACCGGCAAGAAAATGCATAACAACGGTCCAAGCATCATTTTCAAAGTCCGTAACGATCAAGGAAAGGCTTGGGAATACGAAAATTACATGCAACCAAGCTTGCAGGATGACCGTTGGTTCTTTATGACCGGCATGCGCACCAGCCAGGCCGAACCTTTCCGTTATCTGTTTATTCCAGCGGACGAAAAACGTGGTAAAGAACGTTTCTTCAACTTCCTGGCGTTAATCAACAACAAAACCGAAACCACCAAGGTATTGGAAAATGCCTTCCCGAAACTGGACGGAATCGACGAACGCACTTATGAATTGCAAATTCGTCTGTTGAATCAGTTGATGGTGCTGTTCCGCCAAAAAGGCTTCAGCGGCATCACCCAATTCGTTCAGCAAAATGTGCCGGAAAAAGACCGGGAAAAAGTCGAAGAATATTACATCAACCAAACCAGTATCGCCCTGCAAACCTTGTATTTGTCAATTCTGGAAAAGGAAGACGTCAAGGAATTGGCCGATATCTCCGATTTCAACAAACAATGGTTTGAAGATGCCATCACCGTCATCAACAGTTTACCGAGCTACGGTCCACCGCTGTTTTTCGACTTGGCATCCTTTAAACAAATCGAGTCGACCGGTCTGCAAATCACCAAATCCCCTGGAAAAGATATCGTTTATTTCGGGAGTGCATTACTTATAATTGGGGTATTCTTTTTATTCTACGTTCGACAAAAACGGATTTGGTTGGTCTATTCGGAAACGGATAAAAAACTGACCATCGCCGGAAAAGATACCAAAGAGCTGCCTGAAGTGGCTAAAGAATTTGAACACGTTGTACAGGCGGTACAATCTAAACTACAGGTGAAATCATGA
- the ccsB gene encoding c-type cytochrome biogenesis protein CcsB, translated as MNTMNSSVNMEISKRTVSISDWVWAILVIGGSFYAWQVFGRLMDNYEIGILIGSAIGLIALGRFWQSIKPLTYSVAALSLLAVWTYQTHGNQIAINEQAFFLKFLVSSQSAIMWMSALFVLATVAYFLALFSKSDYVGKVASFLAWAGSTFGLVGMMVRWRESYLINPDYGHIPVSSLYEVFILFAVLTTLIYLYYEQKMRTRSMGGFVMLIVSASVAFLLWYTFDRQAHVIQPLVPALKSYWMKIHVPANFIGYGAFSIAAMVGLAYLLTDNIKQKNPDSSFLKTMPSLEKMDDLMYKTIALGFAFFTIATVLGAMWAAEAWGGYWSWDPKETWALIVWLNYAAWLHIRMSKGWRGRPMAWWALVGLLVTTFAFLGVNMFLSGLHSYGEL; from the coding sequence ATGAATACTATGAATTCTTCCGTTAATATGGAAATCTCGAAGCGAACGGTTTCAATCAGCGATTGGGTATGGGCCATCCTGGTCATCGGCGGGTCCTTTTATGCCTGGCAAGTCTTCGGACGACTCATGGATAACTATGAAATCGGCATTCTGATCGGTTCCGCCATCGGTTTGATCGCACTGGGACGTTTTTGGCAAAGTATCAAACCCCTGACCTACTCGGTCGCGGCCTTGAGCTTACTTGCGGTTTGGACTTACCAGACCCACGGTAATCAAATTGCCATTAACGAACAGGCATTTTTCCTGAAATTCCTGGTGTCCAGCCAATCCGCCATTATGTGGATGAGTGCCTTGTTTGTCTTAGCCACCGTCGCCTATTTCCTAGCCTTGTTCTCCAAATCGGATTATGTCGGTAAAGTGGCCTCCTTCCTGGCTTGGGCCGGTTCCACTTTCGGCTTGGTCGGAATGATGGTTCGCTGGCGCGAATCTTATCTCATCAACCCGGACTACGGCCACATTCCAGTCAGCAGTCTATATGAAGTCTTTATCCTATTCGCGGTATTGACGACATTGATTTACCTGTATTACGAGCAAAAGATGCGCACTCGATCCATGGGTGGTTTCGTTATGCTGATCGTCAGTGCATCCGTCGCTTTCCTGCTTTGGTATACGTTTGATCGTCAAGCTCATGTCATCCAACCATTGGTACCAGCCCTGAAAAGTTACTGGATGAAAATCCACGTACCGGCTAACTTCATTGGTTACGGCGCTTTCTCCATCGCGGCCATGGTTGGTTTGGCTTATCTGTTGACCGATAACATCAAACAGAAAAACCCGGATTCGTCCTTCCTTAAAACCATGCCGAGCTTGGAAAAAATGGACGACCTGATGTACAAAACCATTGCACTGGGCTTTGCTTTCTTCACCATCGCCACCGTTTTGGGTGCAATGTGGGCCGCGGAAGCCTGGGGCGGTTACTGGTCTTGGGACCCGAAAGAAACCTGGGCTCTCATCGTCTGGTTGAACTATGCCGCCTGGTTGCACATTCGCATGTCGAAAGGCTGGCGCGGTCGTCCAATGGCCTGGTGGGCTTTAGTCGGCTTGTTGGTCACCACCTTCGCTTTCCTGGGCGTGAATATGTTCCTGTCCGGTCTGCATTCCTACGGTGAGCTGTAA
- a CDS encoding thiol:disulfide interchange protein DsbA/DsbL gives MTKGFVTYAFFLLTLAFQPVQANTDMGIVEGVEYKKVPNPQSIAPHKKSVVEVFYYGCSHCYNLEPSLHKWLETKPKDVHFERMPAVLNNPNWVFMARVYYTAKLLGIETQFHNRYFDAIQRDRKPIFNVDALAKFVEPMGVKPEDYKKMFNSFQVNSAIAKAKQKTQDYGIDGVPAVIVNGKYLTDVPMASSREGLWKVVNTLVNK, from the coding sequence ATGACAAAAGGATTCGTCACTTATGCCTTCTTCCTGCTTACCCTGGCGTTTCAGCCAGTGCAAGCCAATACCGACATGGGCATTGTTGAAGGCGTCGAATACAAGAAAGTGCCCAACCCGCAATCCATTGCACCGCATAAAAAATCGGTGGTGGAAGTCTTTTATTACGGTTGTTCGCATTGCTACAATCTGGAACCCAGCCTGCACAAATGGCTGGAAACCAAACCGAAAGACGTTCATTTCGAACGCATGCCGGCGGTGTTGAACAACCCGAATTGGGTCTTTATGGCGCGGGTGTATTACACGGCAAAGCTTCTCGGCATTGAAACGCAATTTCACAATCGGTATTTCGACGCCATCCAGCGCGATCGTAAACCGATTTTCAATGTCGATGCCTTGGCGAAATTCGTCGAACCGATGGGTGTGAAACCGGAGGACTACAAGAAAATGTTCAACAGTTTCCAAGTCAACAGCGCCATCGCCAAAGCGAAACAAAAAACACAGGATTACGGCATTGACGGTGTTCCGGCGGTTATCGTCAACGGAAAATACCTGACCGATGTACCCATGGCGTCTTCCCGTGAAGGGCTTTGGAAAGTGGTCAATACCCTCGTCAACAAATAA
- a CDS encoding acetolactate synthase large subunit encodes MKASKLFVQCLENEQVEYVFGIPGEENMDMMDALLDSKIRFITCRHEQGAAFMADVYGRLTGKAGVCLSTLGPGATNLVTGVADANMDNSPVVAIAGQAATTRLHKESHQVVDLVNLFKPITKYATQVLEPEILPEVVRKAFKLAQAEKPGAAFIDFPENVSEMTTPEKPLPVVETRLSLADHKLIDKVANIIQKASKPMILVGNGAVRAKATSQLEAFSNHYQIPLVNTFMAKGAVPHYKNPLSVGTAGLQKGDYENAGFAESDLVICVGFDMVEYHPHLWNPNREHTIIHIDTFPAEVDYSYIPDVELIGNIGRNLKALTERLPKKESVPTPFPLRESMIQEMNRMGDSDAWPMKPQKIIWDLRTAMHKEDIAICDVGAHKMWMARFFRSEVPNTCIISNGFASMGIAVPGAIGAKLAFPEKAIVAVTGDAGFMMNAQEIETALRCETPIVVLIWNDSQYGLINWKQNRRYGRPAYIDFKNPDFVKYAESFGATGVRINAANELLPALKTALNNHTVTIIDCPVDYSENSRLTELLGNVISEIES; translated from the coding sequence ATGAAAGCCTCCAAACTCTTCGTGCAATGTCTTGAAAACGAACAAGTTGAATACGTATTCGGAATTCCCGGCGAAGAGAATATGGACATGATGGATGCCCTGTTGGACTCCAAAATCCGTTTCATTACCTGCCGTCATGAACAGGGTGCGGCTTTTATGGCGGACGTTTACGGCCGTTTAACCGGCAAGGCCGGTGTTTGTCTTTCCACCCTTGGCCCAGGTGCCACCAACCTGGTCACCGGCGTCGCCGATGCCAATATGGACAATTCACCCGTCGTAGCCATTGCCGGTCAGGCCGCCACCACCCGATTGCATAAAGAATCGCATCAGGTCGTGGATTTGGTCAATTTATTCAAACCCATCACCAAATACGCCACTCAGGTATTGGAACCGGAAATTTTGCCGGAAGTGGTTCGTAAAGCCTTTAAATTGGCGCAAGCGGAAAAACCGGGTGCGGCCTTTATCGATTTTCCGGAAAACGTCAGTGAAATGACCACACCAGAAAAACCTCTCCCGGTTGTGGAAACACGACTCAGTTTAGCAGATCATAAACTCATCGATAAAGTCGCCAACATTATTCAAAAAGCATCAAAACCTATGATTCTGGTCGGCAACGGTGCCGTTCGTGCCAAAGCCACTTCACAACTAGAAGCCTTTTCCAATCATTACCAGATTCCATTGGTGAATACTTTTATGGCCAAAGGTGCTGTGCCTCACTACAAAAATCCGTTGTCGGTCGGCACCGCCGGATTGCAAAAAGGCGACTATGAAAACGCCGGTTTTGCCGAATCGGATTTGGTGATTTGTGTGGGGTTTGATATGGTCGAATACCACCCACATCTCTGGAACCCGAACCGCGAACACACGATCATTCACATCGACACTTTCCCCGCAGAAGTCGATTACAGCTACATTCCCGATGTGGAATTAATCGGAAACATCGGTCGAAACCTCAAGGCTTTGACCGAAAGACTGCCGAAAAAAGAATCGGTTCCCACCCCTTTTCCATTACGCGAATCGATGATTCAGGAAATGAATCGCATGGGCGACAGCGATGCTTGGCCCATGAAGCCGCAAAAAATTATCTGGGATCTGCGGACAGCGATGCATAAAGAAGACATTGCCATTTGCGATGTCGGCGCTCATAAAATGTGGATGGCGCGTTTTTTCCGTTCCGAAGTGCCCAATACCTGTATTATTTCCAATGGGTTTGCCAGCATGGGAATCGCCGTTCCCGGAGCCATCGGAGCTAAACTGGCTTTTCCCGAAAAAGCGATTGTCGCTGTCACCGGTGATGCCGGTTTTATGATGAATGCCCAGGAAATCGAAACCGCACTGCGTTGTGAAACCCCAATAGTGGTCCTAATTTGGAATGATAGCCAATATGGTTTGATTAACTGGAAACAAAACCGTCGTTACGGCCGGCCCGCTTACATTGATTTCAAAAATCCGGATTTCGTCAAATACGCTGAATCCTTTGGTGCCACCGGTGTTCGAATCAACGCGGCCAATGAATTGCTCCCTGCGTTAAAAACCGCCTTAAATAACCATACGGTAACCATCATTGACTGCCCGGTGGATTATTCGGAAAACAGCCGTTTAACAGAACTGCTTGGAAATGTCATTTCGGAAATTGAATCTTGA
- a CDS encoding nitroreductase family protein, protein MSILQTIKSRRSVYQFTSAPVKAKWIDQCLEAAIWAPNHKVTEPWRFWVLGSDMQATLAHIYADSRAKKRADPKTDAFNEIYDKAVFKFQAIPKIVLVGQVLNADPVMCKEDYAACSCAIQNFQLAAWELGLGVQWSTGPVIQDERTFNALQIDSNQVELIGALYMGKPACVGESGRKPVEKVTTYLD, encoded by the coding sequence ATGTCAATCTTACAGACAATTAAATCACGTCGCAGTGTTTATCAGTTCACTTCAGCTCCAGTCAAAGCGAAATGGATTGATCAGTGCCTGGAAGCCGCTATTTGGGCACCCAATCATAAAGTTACGGAACCCTGGCGCTTTTGGGTACTGGGATCCGACATGCAAGCGACTTTGGCGCATATCTATGCGGACAGCCGTGCGAAGAAGCGAGCCGATCCAAAAACCGATGCCTTTAACGAAATTTATGATAAAGCGGTTTTTAAATTTCAAGCCATTCCCAAAATTGTTTTGGTAGGGCAGGTTTTAAACGCCGATCCGGTTATGTGCAAAGAGGATTACGCCGCCTGTAGCTGCGCCATTCAAAATTTTCAGTTGGCGGCTTGGGAATTAGGCCTGGGTGTGCAGTGGAGTACCGGGCCGGTTATTCAGGATGAAAGGACGTTTAATGCCTTACAAATCGATTCTAATCAGGTGGAATTGATTGGGGCTTTGTACATGGGTAAACCGGCTTGTGTCGGGGAATCCGGCCGTAAACCGGTTGAAAAGGTGACAACATATCTGGATTGA
- a CDS encoding hydrogen peroxide-inducible genes activator, with translation MTLNELKYLVELAKEKHFRKASENCFVSQPTLSIAIKKLEDELNVNLFERRKNDVLITPIGQQVVDLAEEIIQKTKTIKQITQDEQSQTTELKLGVIYTIGPYLLPYLISEFHQKAQNIRLSIEENYTHELAKKLHSGELDIIIVSLPFSEPNTEVFPLYEENFVVAMPKDHPLAERNEIALEEVHNETVLLLGAGHCFRDQVIEAYPSLMHLNYQSNPLQKTLEGSSLETIRYMVASGAGITVLPCTACQNQDDLLVYKPLKTPIAKREVVMAWRKSFPRHKVLQTFKETFDGIKLPCTLKPDLKEE, from the coding sequence ATGACATTAAACGAACTGAAATATTTAGTGGAATTGGCAAAAGAAAAACATTTTCGAAAAGCATCGGAAAATTGTTTCGTCAGTCAGCCAACCCTGAGTATCGCCATTAAAAAACTTGAAGACGAATTGAATGTAAATTTGTTTGAAAGACGCAAAAACGATGTCTTAATCACGCCAATTGGCCAGCAAGTGGTCGATTTGGCAGAAGAAATCATTCAAAAAACCAAAACCATCAAGCAAATTACCCAAGATGAACAGTCTCAAACCACTGAATTAAAATTAGGTGTGATTTATACCATTGGGCCTTACCTGTTACCTTACCTGATTTCTGAATTTCATCAGAAAGCGCAAAACATTCGTTTATCCATTGAAGAAAATTACACTCACGAGCTGGCTAAAAAATTGCACAGTGGTGAATTGGACATTATTATTGTCTCCTTGCCCTTTTCGGAACCGAATACCGAAGTGTTTCCACTTTACGAAGAAAATTTTGTCGTGGCCATGCCGAAAGATCATCCATTGGCTGAAAGGAATGAAATTGCTTTAGAAGAAGTGCATAACGAAACCGTTTTGCTATTGGGGGCCGGTCATTGTTTTCGCGATCAAGTGATAGAAGCCTACCCGAGTTTGATGCATTTGAATTATCAAAGTAATCCATTACAAAAAACACTTGAAGGCAGCTCATTGGAAACCATTCGTTATATGGTGGCTTCAGGAGCCGGTATTACCGTGTTACCCTGTACCGCCTGTCAAAATCAGGACGATTTGCTGGTGTACAAGCCGCTTAAAACACCTATTGCAAAACGGGAAGTGGTCATGGCCTGGCGAAAAAGCTTTCCAAGACATAAAGTGTTACAAACCTTTAAAGAAACCTTCGATGGTATTAAGTTACCCTGTACTCTTAAACCGGATTTGAAAGAAGAATAA
- a CDS encoding MlaA family lipoprotein, producing the protein MTVTIQADDDILKDYEFPTQPAMNTQDPYENYNRAVYQFNMAFNDAIGEPVAGAYNRYVPSPARTGIGNFFRNLKEPLNTVNAFFQGNVEAGLTSFMRLAINSTFGLFGILDIATPAGLTYEKEDLGQTLYKWGVWSEASFFMVPILGPYTTRELVGGGIDAVYNPTYPYLIETDDVGRIMLFLGEKFVDYTQVVTLMGEVRSQPDPYIFMRESYMQYRMNLIYNGNPPAPNLDDFNFE; encoded by the coding sequence ATGACGGTTACAATTCAAGCCGATGACGATATTCTCAAAGATTATGAATTTCCGACTCAACCGGCCATGAACACACAAGACCCTTATGAAAACTATAACCGGGCGGTTTATCAGTTTAATATGGCGTTTAACGATGCCATTGGAGAACCCGTCGCAGGTGCTTATAACCGTTATGTTCCGAGCCCTGCGCGAACCGGTATCGGGAATTTTTTCCGGAATTTAAAAGAACCTTTGAATACCGTTAATGCGTTTTTTCAGGGAAATGTTGAAGCCGGATTAACCAGTTTTATGCGGTTAGCGATCAATTCCACTTTCGGGTTATTTGGGATATTGGACATCGCCACACCGGCCGGGTTGACTTACGAAAAAGAAGATTTAGGACAAACCCTTTATAAATGGGGCGTCTGGTCGGAAGCTTCTTTTTTCATGGTACCGATTCTCGGGCCTTATACCACGCGGGAATTGGTCGGTGGCGGTATCGATGCGGTCTATAACCCGACTTATCCGTATTTGATTGAAACCGATGATGTCGGTCGTATCATGCTCTTCCTGGGCGAGAAATTCGTCGATTACACGCAAGTCGTCACTCTGATGGGTGAAGTCCGTTCACAACCCGATCCATACATTTTCATGCGTGAAAGCTATATGCAATATCGTATGAATTTGATCTATAACGGCAATCCACCGGCACCGAATCTGGATGATTTCAACTTTGAATAG
- a CDS encoding efflux RND transporter periplasmic adaptor subunit yields MKRLLMLCLLPGLVLLAGCESQQQQDSETENSIRPVKYTIVSEPTLLTQREFPGVLQAKDRVDLSFQVSGKLKKLPIKEGQIIQKDDLIGQLDQRDYQAKYDSAVADFENAQADYERAKKLIKKEFISQSDFDKLRAKKDMTDANVRLAKKALEDTVLKAPFSGTIAKQYVRNFTDIQAKEPIASLQNNDELEIVVSVPEYLMVMNDEDKRQGSFDLKAVFQNIPKETFDLKVNEFATEADSSTRTYKVTLGILDKKGYNLYPGMTANVYISGKAGKKVNLVPVNAVFADPDGKRASVVWKIDSDNRVHQHPVEIGQLKGDQIEILSGLETDDKIVTAGVHHLVENQPVKLLPASQTP; encoded by the coding sequence ATGAAACGTTTACTGATGTTATGTTTATTGCCAGGCCTGGTGCTTTTGGCAGGATGTGAATCTCAACAACAACAGGATTCGGAAACGGAAAACAGCATCAGGCCAGTGAAATACACTATCGTTTCCGAGCCCACCCTCTTGACGCAGCGCGAATTTCCCGGGGTATTGCAAGCCAAAGACCGGGTCGATTTGTCTTTCCAGGTGTCGGGAAAACTCAAAAAACTGCCGATTAAAGAAGGTCAAATCATCCAAAAAGACGATTTGATCGGTCAATTGGATCAACGCGATTACCAAGCCAAATACGATTCGGCGGTGGCCGATTTTGAAAACGCCCAAGCCGACTATGAGCGGGCGAAAAAACTCATCAAAAAAGAGTTTATATCCCAATCGGATTTTGACAAACTCCGCGCCAAAAAGGATATGACCGACGCCAATGTCCGTTTGGCTAAAAAAGCGCTTGAAGACACCGTTTTAAAAGCGCCTTTTTCCGGAACCATTGCCAAGCAATACGTTCGAAATTTCACCGATATCCAGGCCAAGGAACCCATCGCCAGTTTGCAGAATAACGACGAATTGGAAATTGTGGTTTCGGTTCCGGAATATCTGATGGTGATGAATGATGAAGACAAGCGTCAGGGCAGCTTTGACCTTAAAGCGGTGTTTCAGAACATTCCCAAAGAAACCTTCGATTTGAAAGTGAATGAATTCGCCACCGAAGCCGATTCCTCCACCCGAACCTACAAAGTGACCTTAGGCATTCTGGATAAAAAAGGTTACAACCTCTATCCGGGGATGACCGCCAATGTCTATATTTCCGGAAAAGCGGGCAAAAAAGTCAATTTGGTTCCGGTTAATGCCGTGTTCGCCGATCCGGACGGTAAGCGGGCTTCTGTGGTCTGGAAAATCGATTCGGACAACCGGGTGCATCAGCATCCGGTTGAAATCGGCCAGTTGAAAGGTGACCAAATCGAAATCCTCAGCGGTTTGGAAACCGATGACAAAATCGTCACCGCTGGTGTGCATCATCTGGTTGAAAATCAGCCGGTGAAATTGCTTCCGGCTTCTCAAACCCCTTGA